Genomic segment of Calditrichota bacterium:
TCAAATCTGGGGCAATTTTACAAAGCCGCAATACACCGCTTTTGCCGTTTTGCATGCGGACAAAAGCACGGATGACGAAAGTGACGACCCGGCTCAACCCGTCAAAGCGGGCTGGTCACAACGAGAGCTTTCTCCGGATTTAAACGTAGCCACGCCCAGTGTGGTTTACGATTTTCTTTCCAAACCCTGGGACCCCAACAACCCCGGTCTGTACACGGTTGGAAACGGCATGTACCGGGTGTTGCCCCCCACGTGGGATCCCACCAAAGACGATCCTCTGACGGAACAGGAAAAAACAGGCCTGTTCAGTTTTGGCCCTTATCAGATGAAAGCGGGCGATGACGTGCACATTGTCGTTGCATACGCTTCGGGCAGCATTTCGTCGCGACTGGCCATCGATTTGGGTCGGGCTTACGAGCCCGGCTATCAGGCCATGCAGCCTCGGGTTCCCATGCCTTACGATGTCAAAGACAGCCAAGGCAATGTGGCTTTTCAGGTGAAGGGCAAAATTGTGGACAAAGCCACAAAGGACGCCATTTTGAATACAAGCAAAGATTCTGTTTTTGCTACGGCCAGTCGGGCTATTCGCGTCTGGAAAAATTCCAGCGTAAAATACGGCCAGGGGACATTCGATGTTCAGGCGGCCCCTCCTTCTCCCTCGTTAACTGTAAAATCCCTTCCAGGCAAAATTGTACTCTCCTGGGGAAATGAGGCGGAGCAATCGGGAGATGTGGCCGGCTATCGAATTTACCGGAATTATTGGCGGCCGCCGTCAATAACATCACCCACGGACACCACATTTACTTTAATTAAAGACATCGCCGGCACCAGTGTCCACCAATATGAGGATAAAGACGTCATTCGCGGGCAGAACTACTACTACTATGTGACGGCCTACAACAGTCAGGGTGTTGAGAGCAGCCGGCTGCTCAATCAAACGGGCGCCTATAAAACAGGAGCGGATAAACTGCAGGAAGCCGCCTCTCCCTCAAGAGCCCCGGATAACAACTGGCAAAAGGAAGTGGTCGTGGTTCCCAATCCTTACCACGCACGTGCCATGCATAAATACGAAGGAGCAGAGATTAAATTCCTCAATTTGCCGGCGTATTGCAACATCTACATTTACACCGCTACAGGTGACAAAGTGCAAACCCTCCATCACAATTCCGGTACAGGAGATGAGCCCTGGGAACGGCAGGAAACATTTTCTACCATGGCCATTGTGAGCGGAATTTACATCTACGTTGTGCAAGAATTGGATGGGCCCAATGGAAATCCCACCGGAAAGTTTTCCAAGGGGAAGTTTATCGTTGTTAAATAAGTATTTCCAATGAATGAAGGGCTCGAAAAAGGAGGCATAAAGATGAAAAAAATAATCTTATCTTTTCTAATCCTTGGGCTTGTCCTGCTCGCAATGCATACGTCATTGCAAGCCCAGGCAACAAAATACGGTCAAGCAGGAATGACGTTTTTGCAAATTGATGTGGGAGGCCGGACGGCTGGCATGGGCGGCACGAGCGTAGGCATTGCCAATGACGCATCGGCCATGTTTTCGAATCCGGCTGGATTAGCTGGCATCAGCGGCCTGGACATCTTACTGAACCAGACCAACTGGATTGTGGACATCAAACAATATGCGGGTGCAGTCGCCTATGGCACGGGAAACTGGGGTACGTTTGGCGTCAGTTTCATTAATATGGATTATGGTACGTTTACAGAAACCTGGCCCTACGAGGGATTTGACCCTGAACTTATGGACAAAGGCTACATTCGCGGCAATGATTTTACCGTGAACGAATTCGCCCTGGGTTTCTCCTACGCCCGCCAAATGACCAACAAGTTTTCCATTGGCGGACAAATTAAATATGTGAAGCAGGATTTATATAAAACCCTCATCTGGAGTGAATTCCAGGGAAAGCAAATCTGGGTCAACAACAATTTGGGCGTTCTGGCTCTGGATTTTGGAACCCTGTATTACACCGGATTCAAAGATTTGCGGTTCGGAATGTCCATGCGGAACTTTTCACGCCAGGCACGTTACGCCATTCAGCGCTTTGACCTGCCACTGACATTTAAAATGGGCGTGGCCATGGACATTTTGACCCTGTTCAATGACGGCCATAGTGACAATCATTTAACTCTGGCCATCGATGCTCTGCATCCCAGAGACTACGACGAACGGTTGCAGGTGGGAGCTGAATATGAATTTATGAACCTGTTCTCGCTGCGGGCCGGATACAAATTCCGGTACGATGAAGAGAGTTTTTCCGCCGGATTTGGCGTAAAGAAGTGGTTCGGCAATTTCGGCGTGCGCTTGGATTACGCCTATTCCGATTTTGGGAAATTCTTTGGATCAGTGCATCGATTATCCTGGGATTTTTACTACAAGTAATTGATTCGGAGGTCATGTTCTTTATTTCGGACTAAACGTTCCCATAAAAGTGTTGCCCTGTTGGAACTGTACAGGGCAACACTTCATTGTTTAGTAAGGAGTGTTGTTATGCGGATAAAAATAAAAAATATCCAGGTTCTTGCAATTCCCCTTATCCTGCTACTGACGTTTGCAACCGGTTTCTCACAGGTAAAAGATACAGTTGAACTTGCCTACGATGACGGGAGTCATTCATTCCCTATCAGTTACAGAGTTAATGCATACAAATTAGTCGCTGTCCGGTTTACTCCGCCTTCGGATTCCATTCAAATTCTTAGAGCAAGATATTTTATAGCAGACACAACGTATGGGACCAAATTTCAATTTGCCATTATGGGTGAAAAATTCGACGAACCCACAAAAAATATTTTTGGCCCTGTGGAAATCACGGCAAAACAAATTGGTTGGAATGAATACGATTTAGAATCGCGGCCAATTTTTGTTCGGGGTGATTTTTATTTTGTTTTAACTCTGAGTGATTCTTCCCCCACTTTTGGTGGAGAAATAAATCAACCGTATGGTGAACGGACCTATTGTTATTGTACCTGAACGGGCTGGACACTGTGGGAAGATATCGATTTTCCCCTTCGGGCAGTTGTCCGAATGTGCTTTCCGACCCATGTTAATAAAAGTCGGATGAATTTACATGCCAAAAGATTTTTGTTAGAACAGAATTATCCGAATCCATTTAACGCATCAACTGAAATTCACTATTATATTCGAAATAATGGGAAGATTCAAATAAATATCTTAAATTCAAGGGGACAAGAAGTGCTTACCCTGCAAAACAGGAACGAGACTGCAGGGGAGCATACAATTCGTTGGAACGGAAAGGACGTGAATGGAAATGATGTAACGTCCGGTTTGTATTTTTGTCAGATTCAATGGAATCACAGAATTAAAACTTGCAAGCTAATTTTGTTGCGATAAATGGGCTAACAGCGTGCAGCAGACAAAAGATTAAATCGGGCAGCGAGAACGGAAAAAAACACATACGGATGAGAAAAAACGAATTTGTTCTACACATGGGAGAAAAACAAATGAAGAGTCGACATTTTGTGACACTGGCCATTGTCCTGTTTGTTGTTAATCTTTCGATGGCCGGAGGGCCGGTAGTTTTCAACGTAAGGGATTACGGCGCGACGGGAAAGGGAAAAATCCTGGACACGCAGGCCATTAATCAGGCGATAGATGTGTGTGCAAAATCGGGAGGTGGAACGGTTTATTTCCCGGCAGGGGTGTATTTGTCCGGCTCGGTTCACCTGAAGAGCAACGTCACGCTCTATTTCGATTCGGGTGCTGTCCTGAAAGGAGCCCCCAATTCGATGCACGTTTACGACCCTCCAGAACCGCTGGGGTTTAAGGCCTATCAGGATTTTGGGCACAGTCATTGGCACAATGCTCTCATTTGGGGCGAAAAGCTTCACGATATCGCCATAATGGGACCCGGCATGATTGACGGAGGAGGCATGAGTCGAGGCAATCCGAAACCGGGCGGTGGAGATAAGACAATTTCGTTAAAATTGTGCAGAAATATTCTAATAAAAGATATTACCATCAAGCACGCCGGGCATTTTGGCATTCTTCCCACCGGCTGTGACAATATGACAATCGACCATATTAAAATCGATACCAATCGCGATGGAATTAATGTGGATTGCTGCCGAAATGTTAAAATTTCAAATTGCAGCATTAATTCCCCAAGAGATGACGGCATTGTGCTGAAAAGCAGCTATGCCTTGGGGTACAACCGGGCAACTGAAGATGTTACAATCACCAATTGCTTAGTAAGCGGGTTTAAGGAAGGAACGCTTCTGGATGGAACTTTCCAGGGCGGCGGGGGAACGGGTCGAATTAAATTTGGTACCGAATCAAACGGCGGATTTAAAAATATTACAATCAGTAATTGTGTGTTTGATCACTGCCGGGGGCTCGCACTGGAAGAAGTAGATGGCGGAACGCTTGAAAATGTAACGATTTCAAATATCGCCATGAGAGATATTTCCAATTCTCCCATTTTTATTCGTCTGGGAAATCGAGCAAGAGGTCCTAAAGGAACTCCCGTTGGCAGCGTGAGGAACATTGACATCAGCAATGTGACCGTTATGGGAGTTAATCCGAAATATTCGGTTCTAATTGTTGGAATTCCGGGGCATTCCATTGAGCATATCCGTCTTAATACCATTCGTATTATTACCGATGGCGGGGGGACAAAGGAGGACGAAAAAATTATTCCGCCCGAATTGGAAAAAGCGTACCCGAGTCCGAATAGATTTGGAAGAATGCCTGCCTATGGCTTTTTCTGCCGACATGTGAAAGATTTGGAGCTCCACGAAGTTTCAGTTAGTTTCGAAAAAAAGGACATGCGACCGAGCTTAATGGCGGATGACGTGAACGGTTTGGAATTGGATAACTACCGGGCTGAACGGGCCGTTGCAAATGAAAAACCAATTGTACTAAAAAAGGTCAGCGGATTGTTCCTTCACGATTGTCCGAATATTCGCCCGAGCACATTGACCCATTAAACCTTATCCGTATCTTCAGAAACAAAGGTAAAATGCATACGGTGTGCGAATCCAAGCTTAATGAGATTAATCGGAGGAAATTTATAAAAAATTTAATTTTTAAATAATGGGATCATTGATTCTT
This window contains:
- a CDS encoding T9SS type A sorting domain-containing protein produces the protein MNLHAKRFLLEQNYPNPFNASTEIHYYIRNNGKIQINILNSRGQEVLTLQNRNETAGEHTIRWNGKDVNGNDVTSGLYFCQIQWNHRIKTCKLILLR
- a CDS encoding glycoside hydrolase family 28 protein, with amino-acid sequence MKSRHFVTLAIVLFVVNLSMAGGPVVFNVRDYGATGKGKILDTQAINQAIDVCAKSGGGTVYFPAGVYLSGSVHLKSNVTLYFDSGAVLKGAPNSMHVYDPPEPLGFKAYQDFGHSHWHNALIWGEKLHDIAIMGPGMIDGGGMSRGNPKPGGGDKTISLKLCRNILIKDITIKHAGHFGILPTGCDNMTIDHIKIDTNRDGINVDCCRNVKISNCSINSPRDDGIVLKSSYALGYNRATEDVTITNCLVSGFKEGTLLDGTFQGGGGTGRIKFGTESNGGFKNITISNCVFDHCRGLALEEVDGGTLENVTISNIAMRDISNSPIFIRLGNRARGPKGTPVGSVRNIDISNVTVMGVNPKYSVLIVGIPGHSIEHIRLNTIRIITDGGGTKEDEKIIPPELEKAYPSPNRFGRMPAYGFFCRHVKDLELHEVSVSFEKKDMRPSLMADDVNGLELDNYRAERAVANEKPIVLKKVSGLFLHDCPNIRPSTLTH
- a CDS encoding PorV/PorQ family protein, with product MKKIILSFLILGLVLLAMHTSLQAQATKYGQAGMTFLQIDVGGRTAGMGGTSVGIANDASAMFSNPAGLAGISGLDILLNQTNWIVDIKQYAGAVAYGTGNWGTFGVSFINMDYGTFTETWPYEGFDPELMDKGYIRGNDFTVNEFALGFSYARQMTNKFSIGGQIKYVKQDLYKTLIWSEFQGKQIWVNNNLGVLALDFGTLYYTGFKDLRFGMSMRNFSRQARYAIQRFDLPLTFKMGVAMDILTLFNDGHSDNHLTLAIDALHPRDYDERLQVGAEYEFMNLFSLRAGYKFRYDEESFSAGFGVKKWFGNFGVRLDYAYSDFGKFFGSVHRLSWDFYYK